The following are from one region of the Arachis duranensis cultivar V14167 chromosome 10, aradu.V14167.gnm2.J7QH, whole genome shotgun sequence genome:
- the LOC107468946 gene encoding uncharacterized protein LOC107468946, protein MVLARINDNWRRYKTTIKQTHFLPYKCVNEMLKNRPKSILESHFRKLIAYWRTEKIKKMSAHNKKNMAQQKFRHRKGPINFASIRARLAASKENNEPPTQAEMFVETRQSTKGKSLDEDTLDVIAHLQAENKKSKESVIRAFQSIFGKEKAGRVRCHGRVTTPTLLKKNEKIATLKQQHATEKATLENKVDVMQKEVYELKSLVKIMLQQKSSGVDLDMLATQLGSTLGNPNNDAHEEKNYVEGEIELD, encoded by the exons ATGGTCCTTGCTCGTATCAATGACAACTGGAGAAGGTATAAGACTACAATAAAGCAAACTCATTTTCTGCCATACAAATGTGTTAATGAGATGCTGAAAAATCGTCCTAAAAGCATACTTGAGAGTCATTTTCGCAAGTTAATTGCTTATTGGAGAACTGAGAAAATTAAG AAAATGTCTGCgcataataagaaaaatatggCACAACAGAAATTTAGGCATCGAAAGGGACCAATAAATTTTGCAAGCATACGTGCAAGATTG GCTGCTTCTAAGGAAAATAATGAACCACCTACTCAAGCAGAAATGTTTGTTGAGACTCGCCAAAGCACAAAGGGAAAATCATTGGATGAAGACACTCTGGATGTTATC GCACATTTGCAAGCTGAGAATAAAAAGTCTAAAGAATCAGTAATTAGAGCTTTCCAATCCATATTTGGGAAAGAGAAGGCAGGGAGAGTGCGATGTCACGGAAGAGTTACCACACCAACTTTGttgaagaaaaatgagaaaattgCCACCCTTAAGCAGCAACATGCAACTGAGAAAGCAACATTAGAGAATAAGGTTGATGTGATGCAAAAAGAAGTATATGAACTTAAATCGCTTGTTAAAATAATGCTGCAACAAAAAAGCTCAGGAGTGGACCTTGACATGTTAGCTACTCAATTAGGAAGCACTTTAGGGAATCCGAACAATGATGCGCATGAAGAGAAAAACTATGTTGAAGGGGAAATCGAACTTGATTAA
- the LOC107468947 gene encoding mitotic spindle checkpoint protein MAD2, producing the protein MAARTVTKDIITLRGSAAIVSEFFGYAANSILYNRGVYPEESFVKVKKYGLPMLLTEDEGVKSFIANLTAQLSEWLEAGKLQRIVLVIMSKATGEVLERWNFSIETDSEVVEKGVSREKSDKEIMREIQAIMRQIASSITYLPCLDEPCVFDVLAYTDKDLAVPFTWIESDPKLIANPQMVKLHSFDTKIHKVDTLVSYKNDEWDE; encoded by the exons ATGGCCGCAAGAACGGTTACGAAAGACATAATCACCCTACGTGGTTCTGCAGCAATTGTTAGCGAGTTCTTCG GATATGCTGCTAACAG CATCCTTTACAACCGAGGAGTGTATCCAGAAGAAAGCTTtgtgaaggtgaagaaataCGGTCTCCCAATGTTGCTTACTGAAGATGAGGGTGTCAAATCTTTTATAGCCAATTTAACTGCTCAGCTCTCTG AATGGCTTGAAGCTGGAAAGTTGCAGAGGATTGTCCTTGTTATAATGAGCAAGGCCACCGGTGAAGTCCTTGAAAGGTGGAACTTCAGCATTGAGACCGATAGCGAGGTTGTCGAGAAGGG TGTATCAAGGGAAAAGAGTGACAAAGAAATTATGAgagagatacaagcaattatGAGGCAGATTGCTTCAAGCATCACCTATTTGCCTTGCCTGGATGAACCTT GTGTTTTTGATGTGTTAGCATACACTGACAAGGATCTTGCAGTCCCATTCACTTGGATTGAGAGTGATCCAAAACTTATTGCGAATCCACAAATGGTGAAGTTGCATTCCTTTGACACCAAG